The genome window TCGTTGTTCGATGATCGCAATATCTTGTGTTGCTTCAGCAAACTCGGCTAAAACTTTTGCACCAATCTCTTTATGGGTAATCATACGACCCTTAAAGCGGATAGATACCTTAACTTTATTTCCTTTTTCAAGGAATTTACGTGCATTGCGAAGTTTTGTGTCAAAGTCTCCCTTGTCAATAGTTGGACTCAGACGAACTTCTTTCACAGTAACAACACTTTGTTTTTTACGTTGTTCTTTTTGCTTTTTCTGATACTCAAATTTGAACTTACCGTAGTCCATAATTTTAGCAACAGGTGGTTTTGCTTGGGGTTGAATCAATACTAAGTCAACATTTGCACTATCAGCCAATGCTTGCGCTTCGCTGAGTGGCTTGATGCCTAGCTGTTCTCCCTCAAGACCGATCAAGCGAACTTCACGTACACGAATTTCATCATTGATGAATAAGTCTTGCTTTGCTATGGTTTTCACCTCTTTTTTATTATTAGAGAAAAACAAGAGCGGACTCGTAATGATACAAGCCCGCACGTTATGATAGCGTTTCTTAGAAACTTTTCATCCGTAGGGCCAGGCAACTTGATGTCACAAGGCGAGAAGCTCTCACTTCTGCTTTTCTCAACTTTTATATGATACCAAGTTTTCTATCCCTTGTCAAGATAAAAAGTCATTTTTTCAAAAACTTTCTGTTTTCTTCTTGATGTCCGCATCAAAAAGAGAGAACCTAGTTGGTTCCCTCTCTATGTTAGTTTTTACTTATTTTCCCTATAGGAAAGCTAGGATCTATTAAAAAATTCTTTTTTCTGTGAACTTCCCCATCTTTCGATAAATAGAATCCCCACTAACAAAAGAATAATCAGGCGAGGAAGTAAGATCATCCCCATGCTCCAATTCAGATTGATATTATCAATTTGTTTAGGTAATCTTCCAGACAAAATCTCCACTGAACGCAAGTAAGTAAAGGGAATCAGATGTGCAATACTCTGAAGAGGCTGGATCGTTTGAATACCAAACAATAAGCCAACAATCCCAATGAGGGAAAGAAAGAGGACAGGCATTTTTTGCTTGAAAAAGTAAGCAATCAAGTAGACGACTTCCACAATGACGATAAAGGCTAAGAAAGTTAAGAGCAAGCTAGGAAATAACACATCTTGTATTTTTCCAATAGTTACCTCTTGATTCGTTAAGCTATAAATCGGGTATGGATAATCTAACCGTCCAAAACCACTTATCAGACTTCCCACTAGAAAAGAAAAGCCACAAATTCCGATAAACAGCACGGTTACATAGCTCACCCCAACTCCCAGAGAGGACATGGAAAATGTCACTTTTGAAAAAGGGTATAACTGAGCTGTGTCCAGATTATTTTGATATCTTTCTGCGAACAGTTGTGTTAGCATAAAAATAATACCAATCACAAACAAGGTTGGGATGATAGCCTCTAAAATCCAGACAATCTGATCAATCCCGTGGGTTGGAAACTCCAAAGTATGTGCTTTTATGTTTAAGGGATACAGGGCTTGGTAAATCTTTCGTTGGAGGTCAACCGCCATTTTAAAGTCAGAGCCAGAAGTCGATTCCTTCGATACAATTTCATAACTCTTTTCCTCATCTTGCCACTGCAAATAGTAGGCTTCTTTCCAGCGTCCTTCTTTTAACAAAGCCAGAATTTCTTTCTTTTGAGTCAAAAGATTTTTTTGTATGTCTAAATTTCTTTTAACACTCTGGTATTCCTCCGAGCTGGTGTCAGAGATTTGGGAGAGTTTCACTTCATTTTCATTGATGATTCTCTCTTGTTTTACAAGACGGGTTTCCAACTCGCTCTCCAAGCTGTGTGAGTTTGCAGTCTGACTATTTAAATAAAAGGTAACACCGAGTACAGATGCAAATAAAAGTAAGATAATCCAGTTTAAACGACTTTTGAAAACTTTCTTTAACAAAAATAGGCTAATATCTTTCATAACGGAACCTCTTCTATCTGCCCCTGATGAATGGTTACGATGCTATCGCAAATCTCCATTAACTCCTCTTTGTAGTGGGAACTCAAAAGAACCAGCTGTTCTTTTCTATCGATTTGTGCCAGCCTATCAAAAAACTTCTGTCGATAGTACTCGTCTAAACCATTTGTAATCTCATCCATGAGCCAGCATTTCGCCTGACTGAGGAAATACATGGCAATCACCAAGCGTTGCTTCATCCCTAAGGAATACTTTCGGATAGGAAGGCTGATATAGTCAGACATTTCCCAGTAATTAATTTCATCCATCAAGTTCAGTTCTGACTTCCAGATGTTTTTGATAAGACGAAGGTAGTCCATCCCACTTAAGTTTCCATCCAGCCATTCAACGCTCTCATAATAAAACAAAGAAGGAGGAGCTGCGATATGTCCACTACTAAGGGGAAGCAGCTTGCTCATAGCTCGGAATAGTGTCGTCTTTCCCGAGCCATTGATAGCAAGAAGGCCATAAATCCTACCCTTTTTAAAGATGAAATCCACATCTTGCAAGATGACTTGTCGCGTTTTTAAGGTAACATGAGTAAGAGTTATCATATCCAGCCCTCCTTCTTCTAAACGTTTAACTATTAATATCCGTAAGTATAGTAGTTTATGACCTCATAACGATCGTAATTCCAGCCAGTACCAACTTTATATTCATCGTAGCTGTCATAACGAGA of Streptococcus oralis contains these proteins:
- the infC gene encoding translation initiation factor IF-3, with the translated sequence MKTIAKQDLFINDEIRVREVRLIGLEGEQLGIKPLSEAQALADSANVDLVLIQPQAKPPVAKIMDYGKFKFEYQKKQKEQRKKQSVVTVKEVRLSPTIDKGDFDTKLRNARKFLEKGNKVKVSIRFKGRMITHKEIGAKVLAEFAEATQDIAIIEQRAKMDGRQMFMQLAPATDKK
- a CDS encoding ATP-binding cassette domain-containing protein, with the protein product MITLTHVTLKTRQVILQDVDFIFKKGRIYGLLAINGSGKTTLFRAMSKLLPLSSGHIAAPPSLFYYESVEWLDGNLSGMDYLRLIKNIWKSELNLMDEINYWEMSDYISLPIRKYSLGMKQRLVIAMYFLSQAKCWLMDEITNGLDEYYRQKFFDRLAQIDRKEQLVLLSSHYKEELMEICDSIVTIHQGQIEEVPL